The Dendropsophus ebraccatus isolate aDenEbr1 chromosome 3, aDenEbr1.pat, whole genome shotgun sequence genomic interval tgcccggtctcttcctcactgtagggatggtatggggcaggtgatgggcagtgtctgGTTTCCTCCTTACTgaggggatggtatggggcaggtgatgggcagtgcccggtctcttcctcactgtagggatggtatggggcaggtgatgggcagtgcccggtctcttcctcactgtagggatggtaaggggcaggtgatgggcagtgcccagtctcttcctcactgtagggattgtatggggcaggtgatgggcagtgcctggtctcctcctcactgtagggatggtatggggcagttgattggcagtgcccggtctcttcctcactgtagggatggtatggggcaggtgatgggcagtgcccggtctcttcctcactgtagggatggtaaggggcaggtgatgggcagtgcctggtctcctcctcactgtagggatggtatggggcaggtgatgggcagtgcccagtctcttcctcactgtagggattgtatgggtcaggtgatgggcagtgcctggtctcctcctcactgtagggatggtatggggcagttgatgggcagtgcccggtctcttcctcactgtagggatggtatggggcaggtgatgggcaggtgATCATCTTCACAAGGCTTGCAagtctttttttaataatttaatattaTTAGTTCCAAATTTAAAAAACACACGAAGAATAGTATCAGTATTTTCAACCCCAGACCAGGAGCGGAATCTTTGGACAGCCTTTTCCATCTCCTTccagctggatccacttctggcttcagCTCAGAAATCTGAGTGCGGTATTCTGTATACCTggcagtgtgaatgcagccatacagACATTTATAACTTTCTATGAATATAAAGACGTCTTTACattgtgccccctccctcccccccataacCGGCCTATCCAGTCCCATATAAAGCTGCAtatttctgtgacatggctggtaTTATATTACAGTGAGGCCCGGCCTGGCCTGCACGCTCATGTGGTCTGAGATAGATGGTGGCTCCCTGCGGGGTCCATCTACTAGCCCTATAGTGTTCTCAGCATTGTACATTCCAGGCTGACAAAGCGTGAAACTTGGCTAGTAAGGAAAACAAGGGCAGCAGCCTGATCAATATTCTGGAGGCGAGGAGCCGGTCTCCTCCTCAGCTGGCTGACACTCTCAGTTGGTTGGGCTGTCTCCTCCCCTTGTCTTAAGTCATAGAGGCTCACTATGCAGGAGGAGAACACATGCTCCTCGCCCTGACTCCACTCCGTGCTCTGTGAGGCTCCCTCCTGCTCCTCGGAGCCTCTTctccccatctccagcctcctgGACACTAAGGTGAGTCCACAACATCCCCCCAATTACCCTTATTTCAGTGAAATGTTACGTACCGGGCAGTCTAAGGAGTTACATAAGTTTCTAGTAGAGTGCACGCTCCTGTGGTTAGATCTGTCAATGTATCCGGTTTGTTTACAGTCatttttaacgttttttttttttttttcactttactaCGGACGTAACAATGACTTATTTCATGCAACGGAACGACAATGTTcatatgtagcagagatgagttagTTTGGTGGTTTTAAGAGAACTTTTTGCATTTTCAGAATGCAGCGTTCAATGGgaagttcagctctgctacatctgtatcgtATATTATGCAAATAAAATGGGGCCCCCTCGGCTGTTCATTCATCGCTTTCGCATTCCATCACCGTGTGattgaaatctgctgctgatcctccaACAATCTGCCCCCTGATGACTGACACAGATGGGGCACAGCTATGGAGCTGTTCACACTGATAACCGCTTGTCACCTAACTCCTTACCGCTATGTTGTTAGTAATAAGATAACGCAgctatattattaaaaaaatggtgtgaAAAGAGACAAACTCAGCTTTACTACATCAAAGAGACAGCGGGGTGTCCTGCTTGTGAAGCGCAGGAGAAGGTTAGGTCAACTTCATACATTACTTTTGACTGGTTTGGAGCCAACCATGTTCGTCGCAtgttgtagcagagttgagtttgtcACAATGTGTTATGTAAGGCAGCAAGTTTACGTGCCATCTAATTCTTGTTAACAGAATGTGgacactgtatttattatttcgaGGTTGCACCTTGtacatgattattttttttgcagtcctatgtaaaaccacatATGCGCCAAATGACAAACCTCTTACTAAGACTATGTCCACCTTGAGAGACCAAAGTATAATGTATGTTAGTGTCAGGATGTGCTGGGGGCAAGACTAAGCTGGCACTGCTACAACACAAGACTAAGAACAGACTGGATAATGtgaatctatctatcaatcagtaTTCTTACCATCCCGTTCCTTATCCCGCAGTGTTCCTGTGCTGGATGCATTAGATATCAGGACAGTGACCGGTGTCTGGATACCTATAATAGGTTATTCACATCTtgtattacagctctattcccCGGCTCGATCTCGTCGCCTTTGATCATCCGCTGGAATTTCCAGTGGCCATTAATCTGGGAGGAGAGAGCCGCTAACTAGCAAGCATGACTAAAAGCAACGGAGAAGACCCCAGATCTGGGACCAGGATGGAGCGCTTCCAGCAAGGTGTGCGCCAACGCTCCATCACGGCCAAGAAGAAGGTGCAGAACATAACAAAGGACGATGTCAAGGGTTGCTTTAAGAGGAATGGCTTTGTCATGTTCACTATCATCGCTGTGATTGTTGGTAAGAAAGTTTTTCTGTCTATAAATAAAAAGTTCTATAACTTTCTATTGTTATTCGATTTCAGAAGCTGTATATAGCTATAGTCCTGCTcttgcaatgctctgtgagctaaatagcctgaactccagactgatacattgtacatagctagtcctgctctcagctgagaagtgatacaattgtatccagtctagacaatgctctgtgagctctacagcctggactccagactgatacattgtacatagctagtcctgctctcagctgagaagtgatacaattgtatccagtctagacaatgctctgtgagctctacagcctggactccagactgatacattgtacatagctagtcctgctctcagctgagaagtgatacaattgtatccagtctagacaatgctctgtgagctctacagcctggactccagactgatacattgtatatagctagtcctgctctcagctgagaagtaatacaattgtatcgagtctagacaatgctctgtgagctctacagcctggactccagactgatacattgtacatagctagtcctgctctcacctgagaagtgatacaattgtatccagtctagacaatgctctgtgagctctacagcctggactccagactgatacattgtacacagctagtcctgctctcagctgagaagtgatacaattgtatccagtctagacaatgctctgtgagctctacagcctggactccagactaatacattgtacatagttagtcctgctctcagctgagaagtgatacaattgtatccagtctagacaatgctctgtgagctctacagcctggactccagactgatacattgagCCACACTAGACTTGTGCTCTTGCCAaatgcatattaaaggggttatccagtgctacaaaatcatggccactttctttcaaagacaacatgactcttgtctccagttgaggtgcggtttgcaattaagctccatttaattcaatggaactgagtttcaaaacccacccaaactggagacaacagtagggggaaagtggccatgtttttgtagcgctggataaccccttttaagcgccattcatttcaatggaactgagcagcaaaaccccgcccaagctggagacaagagtggggctggaagaaagtggccatgttcttgtagcgctggataacccctttaatacaagtatatatttgtttcttatagtatacatacacatgttaaaggatatatatatctatcctaccATATTGTATGATGTTCCATAGTAAATTGGTTGTTTACTATGTCATGTGGTCTGCCCTAAAGACGGCCGTCACACTCAGTCGATCAATTATATCTGCCTTTCATGATAGTTTGTGTCTATCGGCTCCCACTCAGACATATGATTGCTGGTGGGATTCATTGATATAAATAGAATGTTTATTGGCAGACTAAATAACTCTGCGTACACAGTGCTGCCAGATTCTACCTGGGATCTAGCTGAATTATAAATGCTGCTCTGGAGGTGAATGCACAAATGGGAGTATGTGGTCAGGCTGGGGTACGTCATTGCCATGTTATATTGTAAGGTCCTCTTTAGTCTAGAGGGGACTTTGGGCCCCCTCAGGTACTGGGGTCTGCTTACCATTGGTAAATCTCTGCCATGAAGGTATACTATGTGACCCTGTGACCCGACATCCTGCCCACCCAGAAGGGTTTTAATCTGCCAATTCTAAACAAACATGACACGGCCGGGTTCACATAGACATTGAACTTTTTTAGTACTTTTATTTTAATTCAGTAGAGATGATTTTTTTCACAGTGCAAATCATGTAACGTTTCGGCCTTAGTGGAAGGTTTTTCATCAGATCATAATAGCTGGGTCTATCCTGCGCATAAAGGATGATTGTCCAGGGTGATGAAACACCTTTAAGGGGGTGTTACAGGATCTGataaacatagttgctttcttctgaAAACAGCACCACGCTTGTCCTCAGTCTGtcggtggtattgcagctcttttCCATTTAAATGAATAGGGCAGAGCCTGaaaacaggggtggcgctgtttttcttttgtttttgttttttctcaatactggataacccctttaagcaggctcCGGACTGTTCCCCATgaccagaccccaaaataaaCTATAACCCCATGCTAGACCTTAAAATGAACGCAGGGCCTGACAAAacactcagccccccccccccccccccaaacaaatgcaGTGCCCCTAAAAAATAGACCCCACCCAGAACCCCCAAATAGTAACCGGCACCATAACTAAATTAACagtgcgtttacactgagagatttatctgccagatttttaaagccaaagtcaaagcttgttctctgtttatgtcTGTTACTGgcgttggcttcaaaaatctgtccgataaatctctctgtgtaaacgcaccatatcatAGTCCAAGACAAGAAATCCTAAACCCTGAGAACAGATACTGAGCAGTGACCGAGCAGctcacatcctcctcctctgtggagCTTTTCTGCTTTCTATAGGACCTGCACATGTCATGTGACCTTATCGGTTACAGGTCCTTATAAAACTTTTGCTCCAATATTTCTGGGAGTCATTACTCAAAGTATAGGTTTCTTTAATGGTTGTCTTTAtaacataacccctttaaaaaaaaattttttttttacttttatggcaATTCCTCTACCTCATTGGGTTCTAAATCTACCCTAGACTCTTGGCTGGATTAATATTGGGGAAAGGGGATATTTTGATGATGTGTCTAATCTCACCTCTAAGACCCCACCTAACCCTCTAAGGGTttctctggcaattttttttcctttctgaacgactggtgacagaaagttatatagaattgtggagtgtgaggtgggaggcctgaggTACTGGGACCGTTACACTATACTGGTTACATTGTTCAGTGCACTTGCATGAATCAGTCATTTGTGTTTACTATTGTCAGCGTATTGTGGCATACCGACCTTGGCACTAGCactttatatatgttttatgcaACTATGCTGTACTGGTATTGCAAATTGTTTACATGATCATTTGCACCCGCACTTTTTAGTAACATATACCAGGTCCCGACAATATGGTCTCCCACCACTAAGGTcttgtttttaattttgtttttgtcttgtgatgaatttaataaagatttgttattCTTCTACATTTGGTCATatagtatgattttttttatggtaCTTAATACCATTGTAGGTGTAATTATTATATAgagttgtagtttacttctatttgaaaaaaaaaatccagtcttcgagtacttatcagctgctgtaggttctgcaagaagtggtgtctttttttcggtctgacacagtgctctctgctgccacctctgtccatgtcaggaactgtccagagcagcagaagttttggggatttgctgctgctctggacagttcctgacatggacagaggtggcagcagagagaactgtgtcagactggaaagaatacaccacttactagctgctgtatgtcctgcagtaagtactggaagactttttttttttttttctttcttttttttttaatacgagtaaatttaaaatctgtataactttctgacaccagttgacttaaaataatttatttttctgcTTCAGTATcccgcagctcgcccccgcttATTCCTGTGCGCATCTCCACCTATGCCATAGACTTAATTGTATGCACagacagattccgccatccgcccaaagaaataACCGATTCATTCTTTGAGCGGCTGGCGGAAtctacctgtgcatagaatggagtctatggcacaggtggagatgcgcaTGATCaggggtgagctgcggaatctgtggcAGGTGATCGGCTTGGGTTTcgtggtgtgcacatacccttaaagtgaatgtaccatcagggcaCATTGCTTTTTCTTTCACATTACCCAATCAGTGCCTGCGCAGGGATCCCAATGgtatggtcctttttttaaaaaaattccacCTGATTCCAGTGGCCTACTTCTTTGCTGTTGGTTAAGAACACCAAACAGCTATAAAAGATGGTAGGTAGTATGTGCCCCATGTACCTATAATCTGACATTAAACAGACTTCCATGGTGTCTAAACACCACCTGATTCCCAGCACTGGGTACCCCAATCCTCAAGATTGGTGAGGTCCCATAATTCAAAACAAtgttaagttaaaaaaaatctgaacaatTCACAAGTTACCATGAGTTTCCTCTTTATTACATGGTCACCTATTGATTTGAATGGGTACCATGTAAAACTGTACTTTCCTGAAACAAAAATATATCTCAAGCCAAATCGGATCCCATTAGCCGATTTCCAGGCCtgctttcaaacagctcctcataTATTTGCTTTGAGAGTAAAAAATCATTGGTGTAAGGTTATGAGTAATATAAGGACAGGTTCTCACTGTGATTCTTCTTGTTGTTCCCTACAGGTATCATCCTGGGATTTTCTGTCCGATCATATAAAATGACCTACCGGGAGATCAAGTACTTCTCCTTTCCTGGAGAGCTGCTGATGAGAATGCTCCAGATGCTTGTCCTTCCTCTCATTGTGTCCAGTTTGGTTACAGGTAAGAAGAACATCACTACTTTATGTTGTATGAAATTATCAAGCTAATAAACTgacttaaaggctatggacatctTTTTATTCAAAGACATTTTCTCCATAGggctttattaaacattttactTAGTTTCTCTTCTACGGCCTCTACAGTTTGCTGCAATTCTCCCCTACAGACTGCCTTGTACTTGCCCTTCTCTCTATCCACAGCCCTTGTGAGCTCTTCTCGTAGCCTTCTCACACCATGAACAGCCATATAAGAAAGAGATGTTTTAGGGCTAAAAAGAGCAGGGTGGTGGAGAGTGTGACGAGTGGTGGGGTGAACTGTAGAGGAAAAGAGTTTGACGGGTGACCACTAGAGATCGTCGAACTCTACAAAAGTTAGGTTCACAGAACTTTGTTGTAAAAAATACGGGTTTGTCGGGTTGCAAGCATTCAGCTGTTTTAGAGCATTTCACAAAATCCACTTATCTCTACCTATCTGctcgtgctcccccagtgtccaccttCTCTGGTCTCcgatgtcccccgcagctgacaaaatcccactcagccaatcactgccctgcaccatggtcagtgattggctaaacagctGTCACTCTTCtctcactggctgtggtgctttCCTACATTAGTCCATAAGTGGCTGTGCGGGCTACATGCCACTGGAGATTGGAGAAAGAGGACATTGGGGGACCACGAGCAACTgagcataccattttttttttttttttttttttttttttatttattttttttaatgtacagctaccatctttacaaactcgttctgaactttgcaaaacgtTTGGTTCAGTACCAAACCAAACTAAGTTTAGAAAGAATCTCCATTCTGAAGAGTCAGTTCAGTCATCTCTAGTGCTCACCCCACAAGGATGTTCTAGTGCATCAAAAAGGGGGGATGAACAGTGTTCAAAGTTTTTACTAGAAACCAAACTTAACTCTCCCAAGTCAAGTCGCACTTACAGATCTAGACTTCATGCACTAGTTACAAGGAACAGTTGGTGGCTAGTTGGCaacagcagtagagatgagcgaaccgggtttgggttcgagtcgatccgaacccgaacgttcggtatttgattagctagggctgccgaacttggataaagctctaaggttgtctggaaaacatggatacagccatagactatatccatgatttccacatagccttagtgctttatctaacttcagcagccaccgctaatcaaatgccgaaagttcgggttcggatcgactcgagcatgctcaaagttcgctcatctctaaacagcaGCCTTGATGGCTTCCCAACTCGCTCCAGTCTTACTATTGCCCATCACAACACCCTCTACTTGTGTTTATGGCCTTTTCATAGTTGTAACCTCTGCAGGGTCTCGTTCACTGTACCTGTACCTGCAGCATGTCTAGCAGTGTCGGTAATCCACCATCGCCATGTTATTTTGGCATAACCACCCGTCAGCTTGCTGAACAACATAAGAAAACGAATTAAACACAAAGTAAACTAACCTAAAAGGTACAATATAATCCACGCTGTATCATAGTCATGGACCATTTCTTCTGTAAGGAAATTAACATGTCAAATTGCAAGTATTCGTAAAAGGACACCCATGTATTTCCACTATCACAGGCATATCTTACAAGAGGGATGTCCAACGTGTTCACAGCTTGCAGCTGACTTTTCCTATGGAGCACGGTTCATCATAGTGGAGTCTTATTATTATGACCAATTCCTACTTTTGTAGCTTATGAAAGAGTCACGTAGGGTGAGCGGCTCGGTGGGTGGATGGCCACTGCTCCTCTGATAACCTAGTTGTATCAGCAGAAAATGTCTTAGTATTCCTGGCAGTATCAGGATTGGACTCCGTtggtcagtaaagggttgtcttctctgatattaggaaaagggttgtcttctctactgGTGTGTAAAGGTTTGTCTTCTCctttggttggtaaagggctgtcttctctgatgatcggtaaagggttgtcttctctgctggttggtaaagggttgtgttctctgatgatcggtaaagggttgtcttctctgctggttggtaaagggctgtcttctcctctggttggtaaagggttgtgttctctgatgatcggtaaagggttgtcttctctgctggtttgtaaagggttgtcttctctgatgaacATTTTCTGCTTCATGGATCAGATGGTCATTGGCGTTCAGGAGTGAAACATCATGGGGGCAATGTTATGGTGTGGAGAATGTTCTCTGAGTCACTCATCCATGTGGAGGGGCTCTCACCTGATCTGGGTATGAATCCATCCCTGCAGATCATGTACATTCATACATGCTGATTATCTCCCCTGGGGCGGACGAGATATTCCAGAAAAACAACGTCACGTGTCTAGAAATAGGTGGGAACATCATGATCAAGATTTCCCAGAACTACCCTGGctccccagttctccagactTAAACAGAATTTATA includes:
- the SLC1A3 gene encoding excitatory amino acid transporter 1 isoform X3; the encoded protein is MTKSNGEDPRSGTRMERFQQGVRQRSITAKKKVQNITKDDVKGCFKRNGFVMFTIIAVIVGIILGFSVRSYKMTYREIKYFSFPGELLMRMLQMLVLPLIVSSLVTALNNKKNKAAVPDLAYKQEWCSSRPQTTCDPENRTSPENKT